A segment of the Diceros bicornis minor isolate mBicDic1 chromosome 40, mDicBic1.mat.cur, whole genome shotgun sequence genome:
CCTCTACCCTATGTAAAACCTCACAATAGCTTCACAAATGATTCTGCTACTCTAGCCAAGAGGgactaacatttttaaaaaactttctaaTATGTTCAAGGAAAGTGAAGAACTCAATATCCAAAGTCTAATTTAATTTGATCCAACAATAAGTCAGGAAAACAGCTTCAATGTAAAAGAAAATTGTTCTACCCTTCTATATGAGAGAACATTCAAGATTTAGAATGTGTGAAACAGGTCAGACAGCATTTCCTGCTTTAAAGAAACTAGCACACAGCACGCGACTCTACAGGACGAGCACAGACAGGAGGTGAGAACACTGGAGGACCACTGCCTCACTCACCACAACTATTATAAAGGTCTCCCCCATCATCTACGAGAGTGATTTATCACATGGAATTCTGAAATGCCAGAGTTCTCTAGAGGGGTAAGTAACTTAGCAATTCTTTTTCAATAAAAGCAAAGTCTTCACTGCTACACTGTAACAAAGGCATTCCTATTAGTCACAAATACTAATCTGAAAGTCTCAAGGCAAAAATTAGGCATTAAGGTTTGGACAAATCAGCaacaaaaacacataaaacacTAGTAAAAAACCCCTCCAATGTGGATTAAGCCCGAGATGTTCAAGACACAAATTTGAATTAACATTGAAAGACAGTGATAAGATCAGCTCACCCCTGTTTGTAGAGGTGCAAGATCACCCACAAGCCCTCGCTGGCTTTGGTAACTTCTTGAACATAATCCTTTCCTGAGATCTCCAAAACTTCtccaaatttattctttaatttagtTGCTTTCCACTCAGCCAGTCTTTGCTGCCTGCAcaacagaaggaggagagagacattttacacacacacacacgcatgtgcacacacaccttTCAGACAGCAACTTTTATCAAGGTCCAGGTTTATCTATTTGCCCCATGGCAAAAGTCTAAGACCAGAAatcaataatattattatttaattatagtTCTTTCCAAACGTTATCTCAGTCAGAAAATTACTTTTTCAAAGGACATACATTTTTATGCCACACGAAAAAACCAAACAGCCCCCCTGGGCGGCACTAACCTGTACATTTCAATAGCACGTTCATCCTCCTCATTAAATTCGTCTTCATGATCCTCCAGTTCTTCCAAAGTCATATCTTCATATGTTTTCACTGAATGTAGTTATGTTagcaaaaaccaaaaaatttaaaagatgaacaaacacacattttggttttttccttcacttttctcCTCAAGATGCACATGTAACACCAAAAGACCCCCAGCCcaccaaaaccaaaataaaaagtaCTTAAGGTATTACACTAGTAGATAAGAAGTTGAGGgtgttttaaaaagacagaacTATGTGGATACCTGCAGGCTTGACTCTCTTACCTCCACACAATAATGAGGATATGAATGAGAGGTTTCCCAAGTTTATAAAACAAGAGAACTGTGTTTGCCTGAACTCCCCTGGTCGGCTCTTCAAGCACACACAGGCATGGACTGGTGTATCACCAGTTCTCACCTCTCCGAGGAGACGAGAGGATACCATGGGTGTCCTCTCAGCACACCCCTTCTACAGTTAAAGGGATTAGCACGCAAACTTCTTGGTCTTGTCTTGAGAGTGGTAGGCAGCTCTATCTTTGCTTTTACCCAACTGCTATAAaatctgtattttgtttttattgccatAAACACACTTGCTTCCTGACATCAAATCAGGCTTTTGTCCCCCGACCCCCACCCCATCACTACACAAAACTGCTCTTATCAAGGTCAACAATGACCTTCACTTCTTAACTGATGAGCAGCATTTGACCCAATCCATCACTGCCTCCTCTTTGAAAGACCGTCCTCCTCTGGCTTCCAGGacgcctcctctcctccttcctctatgCCGCCCCTCCTTTAGACTCTTTGCTGATTTgactccttttcttctttatctatACCCACTCCCTTGGTGATTgcatctcatggctttaaatacgaCCAATGTGCTGACAACTCCCAAGTCTATGCCTCCAGCCCACATTTCTCTGATTTAGAGAAAAACATACCCAACCGCCCACTGACCATCTCTATTTGTCTAATAAAAATCTCAAAGGAGATGAGCCTTCCTCATCTCAGTTGGTGGTGACTCCATCCTTCAGGCTGCTCAAGCCCAAAGCCTTACAGTCACCCTGACTGACTCGCTCTCACACCCCTCACAGGATCCGTCAGCAAATCCTGCCGGCCCTACCTTCAAAATTGATCCagatctgaccacttctcaccactttCACGGCCACCACACTGGTCCACGACAACGGCATCTCTTGCCTGAATGACTGCAGTAGTTTCCAGACTAGTCTCCCTACTTCCTGCCTTGCCCCCCTCAGTCCATGCTCACTAAGGCAGCAACGGGATGGTGCTGTCAACGTGGAGGACACGTCACTCCTCTGATCAAACCTCCAACAACTTCCACTTTATTAGgtgtaaaagccaaagtccttcctAGAAGCTACAAGGTCCTACATGGTTTGACCCCTAATTGCCTCTCTGAAGTTACTACTGCTCTCTCCCATTCATACTGACTTCCTCAAGGATTCTCCAACATGCTTTTCACTTGCTAACGTAGCTCAGTTCACCTCCCTCAGGTCTACTCAAATGTCATCCCCAGTGAGGCCCTCTCTGATCCCATTTAGAATTACACTCACCACCCCAGCCCTTTCTAGGCCCTTTCCCTGCCTTATGTTCCTACATTTCACTTATGTGTTGTTTAccgtctgtctctcccactagaatgtaaggtcCACGAAGACAGGGACTTTTGTCTGGCCTGTAGGCAGCTAAAGCCCCACTGTCTAGAatggcacctggcacacagtaatctTTCAACATTTGCTGGATAAATCTTTGTAATAAATCCTTCCCTAACTTAGCTCTAACATGTACACAGGGGACAAAAGTACTAGCCTCTAtgatcaatggttctcaaactttggggTGAATCAGAAATCCTTTGAGGCACGTGTTTAGGacgcagattcctgggccccgcCCCCCAGAGATTCGGATTCAGTAGGTGCTGGGTTTTTCACAAGCACCCCAAAGGATTCCGATTCAGAGAGTATAGCTACCTTTGAGAAaacccctctcccagaccctaCACACTGCAAACATCTTATGCTTCCCCAAATTAAGCTATTGTAATATTCTCATACCACAAAGACAATCAAGTATACACTCAGGACAATACAAACACTAAAAACTTTGAGCAAATTTCCATGACATTACCCAAAGTGAATCGCAGACCAGAAAGTCAAGACTCAGAAATACTTTCTTCAGGATTATCATGTGCTCATCTGACATAGACAAGGAACTGTGGAAATGAAGGGAGCCTCgcaagtccccctaattctgtGGCCCAGGAAGTCGAAGGCCAGAGAGACATCCTGGGACTCGCCTGAGTTCCCACAGAGGACCCGTTCCAGCACTCCAATCCCCGGCTCCCGACTCCTGCTCAGAGGATCCTTCCTATCAAACCAGTTAGCAGCTGAGAAAGCTGCTTCCTGACCCAGACAGccacagaagaaagaaagaataaaagcaagCTCACCGACTGACCGCTGCAGGGCtcgctgctcctcctcctcctcagccttctTTTCCAATTCTTTCAAACTTTCCTTTGAGGGCAAGATGCCCTTTTTTCGTAAGATGTCATTCCACTCGGTGTCTGCGTTGGGGTCCTAGGGCAGGTTGACCAAGGATACCATGAGTGCCAAGTCCACTATGCAGGGTCCCACGGTGGGCAAGGGGTCAAACGGGAAAGGCGGTGGGAAGAGGAATTCAAACCAAGTTATTTTGTGGCCTATTTCAGAGAAAGTATCAAGAGACCCACGGCCCCTGCTCCATTCTTCCTGTCCTCCACTCCGCACCCCACCGAGGAGCTAGCTCAGGGTAAAAATCAGGATATGACGTGCAGATTGGCATCAGTGCTGATACCAGGGCTCTGACCTGGTGtctattcaatatttttattaatgactCGGGCTGATTCatccaacagatatttattaagcacctactatatgtaAATCATTGTACTATACGGTAGGGAAGCATGGTGAACACCAGAGTCACCTTTTTACAGTCGAGAGGAAGAGATAGGCAATGAACAATTAAACATACAAACAGATATATATTACGAATTGTGGGAATAGGCTGCTGACCTAGATAGTCACAGGCAGCCTGCATGCCACAGGATGGGCAGGGACGTTCTCTCAGAACAGGTGACAATTTACCATCACTGGAAGATGAGAAGGAATCAGACACGAGGAGTGAGAATTTAGGAAGTtattttccaggcagagggaccagcatgTGTACAGGACCCAAGAGCAGGGATACTGAGCATCTTCAAGCTCTGAGTGGCTGCAATAGAATAAGAGAGGGAGGAGAGCCCGATGCGGGGCTGAGAAATTCTCTGATGGCCAAATCTGAGAGGAAGAGCTGGGAGCCTGGGGAACAGCTCACAACAGCTAACACCCACTGAGTACTAGGTGCTGGGCACTCTCCTCAGCCCTTTACCTGTATCtactcagttaatcctcaccaGCGTAAGAGACACATGGCATTTAAGAGACACCGCCACGCTGGAACAGGTCAAATTTACCAGGACCAAATGTCAGAAGGGTAAATGTCACAGTGGGCTCTCAGCTCCAGAACCCAGCTGCCCGAACACTGGTCTGCATGGCTTGGCAGGAACCGCTATAGACCTGGTTTGGAACATGAAATGAAAGAGCAATCTGCAAAGGGCGCTGGGATAACacagctccagccccagctccGTGTCACGGTCTTGATGAGATATATCAAAAGAAAGATGATCAGAATCCTTTCAACAGGATAGTCAGGGAAGTcctctgaagaggtgacatttctAAACAGGGACCTGAAGGATAGAGAATGCAAAGGAGGGCAGGGCAGCCCTTAGCTCCCTCTTACCATTAAGAGTGTATGGCTTGAGGCCGACACACTGCGTTTGCAGAGGATCATCTTCTCCAGCCCCAACAAACCCACACTAACTccagttgccatctgtcactgtcGGAATTCCTGACCACAGCCAGATCTGGGAGGCAGCAGAATGACCTTTAGAGGAGGGTCTTTGGACAGTGACAAAATTCAGCTGTCACCGATTTTTGCTCATAAAAGCATCCACTTCCgtggtgtcttcatttattttctttcacttttctttgCGTTTTAGTCAAACTCCATTAGCAAATTCCAGATACAATAAAAGGACAAAAGGGGATTTGGTTTTATCCCTTTTATGACAGAAAGTAACTAAGGAGCAGAGGGAGCCTCGGGCTGAGCTCCGGAAGCCAGGGAGCCCGAAAGGGAGCTCACCTCCACCTGAACACCAACGTTAGGGGGGAGAGGGTGTAACTAACCCCTCACTCAGCTCTAAGACGAGTCAGGAACACGGGCTCCGCCACTGTTTCACGTTTTGGGACCCCCAGGCGGGACCCTTCACTCCTCCAAGCCTCAGCTCCCACATCTATACAATGGGTCCCTAACACACCTGCTCAGGTGCTCACTAAAAGAGTTACTAGTAGGAAGTAACTTTGTCAGGTGGGATCGGCGAGTCCTTCACAGGCCCCACGGGATCTGATTTCAAGGAGAGGTAGCCCCAAAGGACTGAGATTTCGAGGGTGGGACACACAGGGGTGGGGACGCCCAGCCCGCAGGTCCCGGCAAGACCACGCCCGCCCTCCCGCACTGCGCCTGCGCCGACTCCGACCCGCGTGGCCTCCCCAGCGCCTGTGGCGCCCGGCGCTTCCCGCGAGCCCGGCCCAGACAGTCGGCCGCCGGCGCGGACCCAACGGGGTAAACGAATGGCTGCAGCCTCCAGACCTCGCGCCCCCGGCTCGCTCACCTGCATCTTGTCTCAAACCGCTCAAGCCAGGCCGGCCGGCACCCCAGCCCCTCAGCTCTCTTCCGCGCACGCGCGCAGCCGCCGCCCCGCCTCTTCTCCCGGCGCGGCCTTCGCCCCGCCCCCCAGGAGTGAGCGGGGCGGGGCCAGGGAGGAAGCGAGGCCTCGGAGTCGGCGTCGGCTCCTCAGGAGCCGGAGCGGGAGATGTGCGCATGAGCGAGGCAGGACACGCCCACCGTGTCCAGCCTCGGCGTTCACGTGACCCGGAGCCAATCCCGGGCGCTGCCTTATTAGGGCAGGCTTTCGGTGTTGGAGCGGCGGGGCCGGCTGGGGGAGAGTCTGCGGTGTCCATGCGCCTTCTCCAGCCGCAGGCCGGGCGTGGAAAAGAGATCTCGGCCCCGGAAGTCAGAAATAGAGTTTCGGTGATCCGACGTTACAATGAAAAATGTTGCAGGGCCACCTCGAATTCACTATCATTTCAGCATCCGATAAGGCAATTCATTAGGAAGACATgtttattgagagcctactatgtaccaggcactattctaggctctGCGTGTACAACAGGGATCACGACAGAAAAAACGCCAGAAAGGTGAGAGTCATTGCACCTGGTTGAGCCTGAGGCGATCCATTTTTGCAAAAGTGCTTAGCGCTGTCTGGGGCACACAGGAGGGAGGCGCTGAGTGAAAATCAGCAGAGGCTGAACGTGTAAAATGCAGGTGCTGGGCTCCAGGCTTTTGTCTGGGGAGCACTCCGAATGTGAGTTAAGAAAGAAGTATCCTTCCCTGGACACCTGGGCTAACTTGGCGCCTTCTGGCAACCAAGCAGACAGATAATAGGGAGCCAGACGTCTGTGGGGTAAGCTTAGGACTCCCAACTTTGGCTACGCATTAGAACCACCTGGGAGATTTCAAAAACTGCAGCTACCCCGGGGCTCCATCCCCGGTCAAATTAAATGCCTGGAGATGGAGCCTGAAACTGATATTTTCTTAAAGATCCTCTGATGTTGCTAATATGCATAAATgattccttgagggcaaggagctttcatttaataatttataagGCTCCTTAAGATTTACCTAACCCCTGCCCATAGAATTATAGGcctcttaaaatatttgtttattcatttatctggcAGTGAACTGAATGAGTTTTTCCTGGTCTCACCACCGAAATCAGGACCCAGACTAGTTCCGGGTGGATTTGGCCCTGTGCTAAGCTTTGCGTCCTCCACAGCAGTAGTGTAGGTGCCGTTATACCGTTTCCTTATTCCCAGCCTTAGCTATTTCCTGAGACCAAGACTCACCTCCATTACATGATCCCTCTCTCCAGGGGAGATTAACAAGCCAAAGCCTCGAACTGTATGGCCTTCTCTCTGCAAGAAATGTGCCTCTCCTACTTTTGTCAAAGacttgctctttcctcctgtgctcCAGATCACagtccctcccacctccccagagACCTCTGGCCATCATTCCATCACTCTTGGCTCTAGAGAGAAAGTAATTAGGGCTCAGGAGAAAAAATTAGAGCCATAAGAATTAGAAAAGAAACgaaatggaaaaaattatttctatttgtggaTGATTTGATATGATAGCGTACTTGGAAAACCTCGGGAGAATCAAGTCTTAAATTCATATTAACAATATGAGAATTCAGTATCAGAGCAGGATATAAAACTAACATACAAAAAGTAGCCTTAGTCTGTATTTACAATAAGAAATTAGAAGATATAATGAACCCTAATTACAGtaataacagaaaagaaaaaagcactcAGGAATAAATTCAAGACATGCACAAAAACCTACGTGGGAGAAATTACACAACCTTCCTGAAGATACAAAAGTCACATTGAATGAATGGAAAGAAATCCCTCATTTTTGGATAGGATGACTCAACATCACAGAGATGTCAATTTTCTCGAAATTAATGTGTTAAAATTAACATAATCTTCGTTTAAAAACTCAAGAAGTTATTTTCTGAAGCTGGGGAAGTTGATTCTAAAGTTGCGataaaataaacaacaagaatGGCAAACTGAGGGGATAGCTAGGcctaccagatattaaaacaatgtggtattgatgcatgaatagacaaatagatcaatggagcagcaAGTTCAGAACAAGTCTGGAAATAGCCAAGGACACACAAACATTAGTGTATGCTCTAGATGGCATCTCAATGTGCTGGGGGAAGGAGATGGGCTTTTTATTGTAAATAGTGTTGGGACAATTGGACAGCCATTTGAAAAGAGATAAAATTGGATATATACTTAGTGTATatcagattaaaaattaaaaactaaaagtactagaagaaagcGTGGGATAATTTCTTTATAacctaaaaatggaaaaaaaaactttgatgACTATTACTTAAAAtccagaaaagcaaataaaaaaatgatagatttgacaacctaaaaaaatttttttgcgtAAGAATAATGAATATAAGCATGCCACCTTTGGTGTAAAATAAAGGGTTAAATAAGAACAcaaaattatattcatatttgCTTAATTTTGCAAAAAGAATCAcggaaagaagaaatcagaaattaatgaaatagctaatatggtggtggggtggggatgaAGAGGAGGGTGGGGATGAAGTGGTAGTGACACAAAATTGGGAGTGAGAATCCTCTGATAAACTTTTATTTAGGGGCAGATAAGTTTTGTGGGGCCCAAAACACATTCACTCTTGGAGGTCCTCTTTAAGACtacatcacttatatgtggaatctggaaaaaaacaaaaacaaaacccaaactgaTAGAAAtaagagatcagacttgtggttaccagaggaggaggatggggagaggggaaaatggaggaagatggtcaaaagctacaaacttccagttataagataaataactacTAGGGCTGTAATGTACATGATGACTATGGCTAACCCGGCTGTATcatatataggaaagttgttaagagagtaaatcctaagagttctcatcaaaaagagaatttattttccttttttctttctcttctttttattgtatctacatgagaagatggatgttagatgaacctattgtggtaatcatttcacaatatatgtaaatcaaaccattgtGCTGTATGacaaatttatacagtgatgtatggcaattatttttcaataaaactagaaaaaagattatcgggaaaaagaaaaaaaaaagagtgtaaagGCGTCCTGAGACCCCATTTGATGGATTTTAAGAACTGTTATtctagggattaaatgagatgttatCTCCTAGAATAATGCCTACACAgaataggcattcaataaatgttttttgaaatgACATTGGCTGTGATATGGCAAGAATAGTAATTTTATTATTCTACATTTCCTGTCCTTATAATTTAAGTGATACAATGTAAACATACAAAAAAGGGAGAACTAAAGTATAATTTCTGTGTTGTCTAGAGATTGGCCTGTATAAATATTATGATGACATTTTgaccaaataaaaaatagaaagttaaaaaaaatacaaaattatgaatataaaagTAGGCATGAACATGAACATTTAtttagaatggaaaaagaaatagttACAAATTGCCAAGTTCAAAAAGCTGACAAATACAACAAACATcacaaaatctagaaaaataacataatatttgTGTTAACTGTCTGACATGTCTATATGTTGTCATAGACTAACTTCCGGCTTGTGTACATCAAGCCCCTATTCTTCCAGAACCTCATTCCAAGGCCAGAGCTCCAGAGATGACAGTCATATTACATTGTGTTCTCTGGCCCTGCAACTTCATGTCACATCACTGGGTGAGAGGCCGATGGCAGTATTCCTGCAAGTCCTTTCCGCCCTGGATGGCCAGCAATACTGTGCATGGAAATAACTGCAGATACATAAACGTATATAATACACCCCCATTCAGCTTTCCCTTAGCCAGGTTCCCAAAATATGCATGACTGCTCCAATACCATCTGACAAAGAGAAGTGGAGGATCAGTGTGACTGAGGGGAAGCTGGAGTAGAAGGCAACAGTGATCTTAATTGACTGTGGTTAAAATAGCCTACTTTCACAAACATTCACAAGAAGACATACAATCCATGTGAACACATTGCTGGAGCCCCTTCCAGTGCCTTGAAGAAGCCTGAACAAATGAGGGGCTTGGGATATTTTTTTGTcacttggaatttttatttttcacttcttcAATGAAGTCGTTCAGACTTAGACAGATTTTTGTTCCGTGTTACTTTTGTGCCtacatgaaaaggaaataaattggtTAAGGCATATCTAAGGAAATGACAATTACATGACAATTGTCACCTGGCTGACAGAGATTATAAGATTATTAGATTCCTAATTTCAGAGATGttgaaatgcaaaaaagaaaaaaacagtaacaCACGGACAATCACTACCTTGCTTGAGAAATAGAACAATTCCCAACACCACTGAAGCCCTGTGTATacccctctcttctttccatctggaAAGAACCTCTAACCTGCATGTTGTGTTCATCATTCCCTTGTTTTCCTCTCCAATTATTGCAATTATATACAATGTGTTGCTTGGTCTTAAAGTCCTGGATGAATGAAACAATgtcatatatattctttggatGTGCCTTTTAAACTCAACATTATATGACATTCATCACTgctaatatgtacagtgactattTGTTTTCATTGTTGTATAATATCCTACTATATGTTTATACCACAATTTACCAATTTtcctattgatgggcatttgggctgtgtttgctattacaaattattttgctATACACAATTTCAGCATCATCTCTTGGAATATGTATATTTAAGTAAgatgtatacctaggaatggaattgctaagTCAGATGATAAACTTTCCTATTCTGATTGCCAACAAAAGCTACTGCACCCCTCCTACCTTCCCTGAGGGATATGAGTCCTATCCTTGCTTAGTCTGTGGATTGGACCAAATGTCTATATTTAGGGATCTTtggtgggtgggggcagggaaaaGAGGAGCGAGAGATGTGTCTTAGTTtgtttgggctgccataacaaaataccatacactgggtggcttacacagcagacatttattttctcacagttctggaggctggaatgtccaagatcaaggtgctggctgattcAGTTCATAatgaaggccctcttcctggcttgcagacggccaaccaccttcttgctgtgtcctcatgtggtggagCGACgagttctctggtgtctctttttgTAAGGACACTAAACCTATTGGATCAGAGCcgcacccttatgacctcatttaaccttaattgctTCCATAAAGGCTTGTTACTTCCAtgtacagtcacattgggggttagggcttcaacatataaatttagggaggacacaattcagtccatgcaAGATGGTACTTCCTAGCCCACA
Coding sequences within it:
- the PDCL3 gene encoding phosducin-like protein 3 isoform X2, producing the protein MQDPNADTEWNDILRKKGILPSKESLKELEKKAEEEEEQRALQRSVVKTYEDMTLEELEDHEDEFNEEDERAIEMYRQQRLAEWKATKLKNKFGEVLEISGKDYVQEVTKASEGLWVILHLYKQGIPLCALINQHFSGLARKFPDVKFIKAISTTCIPNYPDKNLPTIFVYLEGDIKAQFIGPLVFGGMNLTVDELEWKLSESGAIKTDLEENPKKPIEDALLSSVRCSVPARRDSDSEED
- the PDCL3 gene encoding phosducin-like protein 3 isoform X1, producing the protein MILCKRSVSASSHTLLMDPNADTEWNDILRKKGILPSKESLKELEKKAEEEEEQRALQRSVVKTYEDMTLEELEDHEDEFNEEDERAIEMYRQQRLAEWKATKLKNKFGEVLEISGKDYVQEVTKASEGLWVILHLYKQGIPLCALINQHFSGLARKFPDVKFIKAISTTCIPNYPDKNLPTIFVYLEGDIKAQFIGPLVFGGMNLTVDELEWKLSESGAIKTDLEENPKKPIEDALLSSVRCSVPARRDSDSEED